The Vigna unguiculata cultivar IT97K-499-35 chromosome 6, ASM411807v1, whole genome shotgun sequence genome contains a region encoding:
- the LOC114187367 gene encoding NAC domain-containing protein 104-like, producing MADTSVNLPPGFRFYPTDEELVVHFLHRKASLLPCHPDVIPDLELYQYDPWQLHGRALAEGNQWYYYSRRTQNRVTGNGYWKPTGMEEPVVSSSNNKRVGMKKYFVFHVGEAAAGIKTNWIMQEYRLSDSASSTRSSKRKPQPKADYKKWVICRVYERNGEEDNGTELSCLDEVFLSLDDDLDEISLPN from the exons ATGGCAGATACCAGTGTCAACCTTCCACCAGGCTTTCGATTCTATCCCACAGATGAAGAGCTTGTTGTCCATTTCCTTCACCGAAAAGCCTCACTTTTGCCTTGCCACCCGGATGTCATCCCTGATCTTGAGCTCTATCAATATGATCCATGGCAACTTCATG GTAGAGCTTTGGCTGAGGGAAACCAATGGTACTACTACAGCAGAAGGACACAAAATAGAGTCACTGGCAATGGGTATTGGAAACCAACGGGAATGGAAGAACCAGTGGTTTCAAGCTCAAACAACAAGAGAGTTGGCAtgaagaaatattttgtttttcatgtaGGAGAAGCCGCTGCTGGTATCAAAACCAATTGGATAATGCAGGAGTATCGTCTATCAGATTCTGCTTCCTCTACCAGATCATCCAAAAGAAAACCTCAACCAAAAGCA GATTACAAGAAATGGGTGATATGTCGTGTTTATGAGCGTAATGGAGAGGAGGACAATGGAACAGAGCTCTCATGTTTGGATGAAGTATTCTTGTCATTGGATGATGATCTTGATGAAATAAGCTTACCAAATTAG
- the LOC114188632 gene encoding RING-H2 finger protein ATL47-like, which yields MIRILGLVVPLSLASYVSYHVSVSMLCDATASRTHVVLSCTAGFLIWCYILLSFCRRCKEMFVSDSDDDDDDEEFVDIETQEIRRIRELWEILEAACFINKAMTALPPAECFCEDQTKESRSDNCCICLEEFKNGDFIQPFGVCRHEFHSSCVQSWVLAGNITCPLCRQKLPINV from the coding sequence ATGATTCGTATTCTGGGGTTGGTGGTGCCTCTATCGTTGGCATCATATGTGTCGTACCATGTTTCAGTGTCCATGTTGTGTGATGCAACTGCATCTCGAACACACGTGGTGCTGAGTTGCACAGCGGGATTCCTCATTTGGTGTTACATATTATTATCGTTCTGTCGCCGATGCAAAGAAATGTTTGTATCAGattcagatgatgatgatgatgacgaagAATTTGTAGACATTGAGACTCAAGAAATACGTAGAATAAGGGAGCTTTGGGAAATCCTAGAAGCAGCTTGTTTTATCAACAAAGCCATGACAGCATTGCCTCCTGCTGAATGCTTCTGTGAGGACCAAACCAAGGAATCTCGGTCTGATAATTGTTGTATTTGCTTGGAAGAGTTTAAGAATGGAGACTTCATTCAACCGTTTGGAGTGTGTCGTCATGAATTTCATTCCTCCTGCGTTCAGTCTTGGGTGCTCGCTGGAAACATTACATGTCCACTTTGTCGTCAGAAGTTGCCAATTAATGTTTAG
- the LOC114187844 gene encoding phosphatidylserine decarboxylase proenzyme 2-like isoform X1 produces MGHEHSKLSEPKGSRRARFKERLRRHLHRRQSGNGSSANKPLTADNFAGIALLALLSAEMEFKDKWIACVSLGEQTFRTSTSDSTDKPVWNSEKKLLLEQNGAHVARISVFETNKLSSNTLVGYCEVDLLEFLTKDSDPEAEVFNLLDPSVPGKVVGNISISCSVEDPIETEKGFVKRILSIVDYNEDGMLSLSEFSDLIDAFGNQVANSKKEELFKAADKNGDGVVSMEELASLLTFQQEQEPLLNCCPVCGEILQISDRLNSMIHLTLCFDEGTGNQVMTGGFLTDKQASYGWFFKLSEWAHFSSYDVGIRSGSSASHILVYDRKSQRLVEEIIDKKIVLSMRAIYQSKIGLGLMDIGVKELLQSISEKQGARMDSPESSADIPRFIESFKDQINLAEVKYPLEHFKTFNEFFIRELKPDSRPIVSAERDDIAVCAADCRLSAFKSVDDSKRFWIKDRDGGQGGNGFANMRLQSQGRKFSVQGLLGKDMCSSAFVDGTMVIFRLAPQDYHRFHFPVSGTVEQFVDIPGCLYTVNPIAVNSKYCNVFTDNKRVVSIISTVEFGKVAFVAIGATMVGSINFTKKKGDSVKKGDEFGYFSFGGSTVICVFEKDSIAIDEDLLANSTRALETLVSVGMRLGVSTRKLS; encoded by the exons ATGGGTCATGAACACTCCAAATTGTCAGAACCGAAGGGATCGCGCCGTGCTCGCTTCAAAGAGCGTTTGCGTCGTCACCTCCACCGCCGTCAAAGCGGCAACGGCTCTTCCGCTAACAAGCCATTAACTGCCGATAACTTCGCCGGAATCGCTCTCCTCGCTCTCCTTAGC GCGGAGATGGAGTTCAAAGATAAATGGATTGCGTGCGTTTCTCTCGGAGAACAGACTTTTCGTACGAGCACCTCTGACAG CACAGACAAACCCGTTTGGAACTCA gAAAAGAAACTTCTTTTGGAACAGAATGGGGCTCATGTTGCAAGAATTTCCGTCTTCGAG ACGAACAAACTTTCCAGCAATACTCTTGTTGGATACTGTGAGGTTGATCTACTTGAATTTCTGACCAAG GATTCTGATCCTGAGGCTGAGGTATTCAACCTTTTAGATCCGTCAGTGCCTGGAAAAGTGGTTGGCAACATTTCCATTTCATGCTCTGTAGAG GATCCAATTGAAACGGAGAAAGGCTTTGTTAAACGCATTCTATCTATAGTG GACTACAATGAAGATGGGATGCTTTCACTTTCTGAATTTTCTGATCTAATTGATGCTTTTGGCAATCAAGTTGCAAACAGCAAG AAAGAAGAGCTCTTCAAAGCAGCAGACAAGAATGGAGATGGTGTTGTGAGCATGGAAGAGTTGGCTTCACTTCTTACTTTTCAGCAAGAACA GGAACCATTATTGAATTGCTGTCCTGTGTGTGGTGAGATTCTTCAGATTTCTGACCGGTTGAACAGCATGATCCACTTGACTCTTTGTTTTGATGAAGGGACTGGTAACCAGGTGATGACTGGAGGATTCTTGACTGATAAGCAGGCTTCTTATGG GTGGTTCTTCAAACTGAGCGAATGGGCCCATTTCTCATCCTATGATGTTGGAATTCGATCTGGATCAAGTGCATCCCATATCCTG GTATATGATCGGAAGTCTCAAAGGCTTGTTGAAGAAATAATTGACAAAAAGATTGTTTTGTCAATGAGAGCCATTTATCAGTCTAAAATAGGCCTTGGCCTAATGGATAtag GGGTGAAGGAGCTCTTGCAAAGCATTTCTGAAAAGCAGGGAGCACGAATGGATTCACCTGAATCGTCTGCAGATATTCCAAGATTTATCGAATCTTTTAAG GATCAAATCAATTTGGCTGAGGTCAAGTATCCACTGGAACACTTTAAG ACATTCAATGAATTTTTCATTAGAGAGTTAAAGCCTGATTCTAGACCAATAGTTTCTGCTGAACGTGATGACATTGCTGTATGTGCTGCTGATTGCCGTCTTTCGGCATTTAAATCAGTTGATGATAGTAAAAGATTCTGGATCAAG GACAGAGATGGGGGGCAGGGAGGAAATGGTTTTGCAAATATGAGATTACAATCTCAG ggTCGAAAGTTTTCAGTTCAAGGTCTTTTGGGGAAAGATATGTGTTCCAGCGCTTTTGTTGATGGAACAATGGTGATTTTCCGTTTGGCACCACAG GATTATCACCGTTTCCACTTTCCAGTATCAGGAACTGTTGAGCAATTTGTAGATATCCCCGGATGCTTGTATACT GTCAATCCCATTGCTGTAAATAGCAAGTACTGTAATGTTTTCACGGACAACAAGAGAGTTGTTTCAATAATTTCAACAGTTGAATTTGGAAAG GTGGCATTTGTTGCAATAGGAGCGACAATGGTTGGTAGCattaattttacaaagaaaaagGGTGACTCTGTCAAGAAGGGAGATGAG TTTGGATATTTCTCATTCGGTGGGAGCACTGTCATTTGCGTTTTTGAAAAG GATTCAATTGCAATTGATGAAGATCTTCTGGCTAATAGCACCAGAGCACTGGAGACCTTGGTTTCTGTAGGGATGAGATTGGGCGTCTCCACGAGAAAATTGTCTTGA
- the LOC114187844 gene encoding phosphatidylserine decarboxylase proenzyme 2-like isoform X2: MGHEHSKLSEPKGSRRARFKERLRRHLHRRQSGNGSSANKPLTADNFAGIALLALLSAEMEFKDKWIACVSLGEQTFRTSTSDSTDKPVWNSEKKLLLEQNGAHVARISVFETNKLSSNTLVGYCEVDLLEFLTKDSDPEAEVFNLLDPSVPGKVVGNISISCSVEDPIETEKGFVKRILSIVDYNEDGMLSLSEFSDLIDAFGNQVANSKKEELFKAADKNGDGVVSMEELASLLTFQQEQEPLLNCCPVCGEILQISDRLNSMIHLTLCFDEGTGNQVMTGGFLTDKQASYGWFFKLSEWAHFSSYDVGIRSGSSASHILVYDRKSQRLVEEIIDKKIVLSMRAIYQSKIGLGLMDIGVKELLQSISEKQGARMDSPESSADIPRFIESFKDQINLAEVKYPLEHFKTFNEFFIRELKPDSRPIVSAERDDIAVCAADCRLSAFKSVDDSKRFWIKGRKFSVQGLLGKDMCSSAFVDGTMVIFRLAPQDYHRFHFPVSGTVEQFVDIPGCLYTVNPIAVNSKYCNVFTDNKRVVSIISTVEFGKVAFVAIGATMVGSINFTKKKGDSVKKGDEFGYFSFGGSTVICVFEKDSIAIDEDLLANSTRALETLVSVGMRLGVSTRKLS, translated from the exons ATGGGTCATGAACACTCCAAATTGTCAGAACCGAAGGGATCGCGCCGTGCTCGCTTCAAAGAGCGTTTGCGTCGTCACCTCCACCGCCGTCAAAGCGGCAACGGCTCTTCCGCTAACAAGCCATTAACTGCCGATAACTTCGCCGGAATCGCTCTCCTCGCTCTCCTTAGC GCGGAGATGGAGTTCAAAGATAAATGGATTGCGTGCGTTTCTCTCGGAGAACAGACTTTTCGTACGAGCACCTCTGACAG CACAGACAAACCCGTTTGGAACTCA gAAAAGAAACTTCTTTTGGAACAGAATGGGGCTCATGTTGCAAGAATTTCCGTCTTCGAG ACGAACAAACTTTCCAGCAATACTCTTGTTGGATACTGTGAGGTTGATCTACTTGAATTTCTGACCAAG GATTCTGATCCTGAGGCTGAGGTATTCAACCTTTTAGATCCGTCAGTGCCTGGAAAAGTGGTTGGCAACATTTCCATTTCATGCTCTGTAGAG GATCCAATTGAAACGGAGAAAGGCTTTGTTAAACGCATTCTATCTATAGTG GACTACAATGAAGATGGGATGCTTTCACTTTCTGAATTTTCTGATCTAATTGATGCTTTTGGCAATCAAGTTGCAAACAGCAAG AAAGAAGAGCTCTTCAAAGCAGCAGACAAGAATGGAGATGGTGTTGTGAGCATGGAAGAGTTGGCTTCACTTCTTACTTTTCAGCAAGAACA GGAACCATTATTGAATTGCTGTCCTGTGTGTGGTGAGATTCTTCAGATTTCTGACCGGTTGAACAGCATGATCCACTTGACTCTTTGTTTTGATGAAGGGACTGGTAACCAGGTGATGACTGGAGGATTCTTGACTGATAAGCAGGCTTCTTATGG GTGGTTCTTCAAACTGAGCGAATGGGCCCATTTCTCATCCTATGATGTTGGAATTCGATCTGGATCAAGTGCATCCCATATCCTG GTATATGATCGGAAGTCTCAAAGGCTTGTTGAAGAAATAATTGACAAAAAGATTGTTTTGTCAATGAGAGCCATTTATCAGTCTAAAATAGGCCTTGGCCTAATGGATAtag GGGTGAAGGAGCTCTTGCAAAGCATTTCTGAAAAGCAGGGAGCACGAATGGATTCACCTGAATCGTCTGCAGATATTCCAAGATTTATCGAATCTTTTAAG GATCAAATCAATTTGGCTGAGGTCAAGTATCCACTGGAACACTTTAAG ACATTCAATGAATTTTTCATTAGAGAGTTAAAGCCTGATTCTAGACCAATAGTTTCTGCTGAACGTGATGACATTGCTGTATGTGCTGCTGATTGCCGTCTTTCGGCATTTAAATCAGTTGATGATAGTAAAAGATTCTGGATCAAG ggTCGAAAGTTTTCAGTTCAAGGTCTTTTGGGGAAAGATATGTGTTCCAGCGCTTTTGTTGATGGAACAATGGTGATTTTCCGTTTGGCACCACAG GATTATCACCGTTTCCACTTTCCAGTATCAGGAACTGTTGAGCAATTTGTAGATATCCCCGGATGCTTGTATACT GTCAATCCCATTGCTGTAAATAGCAAGTACTGTAATGTTTTCACGGACAACAAGAGAGTTGTTTCAATAATTTCAACAGTTGAATTTGGAAAG GTGGCATTTGTTGCAATAGGAGCGACAATGGTTGGTAGCattaattttacaaagaaaaagGGTGACTCTGTCAAGAAGGGAGATGAG TTTGGATATTTCTCATTCGGTGGGAGCACTGTCATTTGCGTTTTTGAAAAG GATTCAATTGCAATTGATGAAGATCTTCTGGCTAATAGCACCAGAGCACTGGAGACCTTGGTTTCTGTAGGGATGAGATTGGGCGTCTCCACGAGAAAATTGTCTTGA
- the LOC114186772 gene encoding 60S ribosomal protein L44 → MVNVPKTKKTYCKSKECRKHTLHKVTQYKKGKDSIAAQGKRRYDRKQSGYGGQTKPVFHKKAKTTKKIVLRLQCQGCKHVSQHPIKRCKHFEIGGDKKGKGTSLF, encoded by the exons ATG GTGAACGTTCCAAAAACGAAGAAGACTTACTGCAAGAGTAAGGAGTGCAGGAAGCACACTCTGCACAAGGTTACCCAATACAAGAAGGGTAAGGATAGCATTGCTGCTCAGGGAAAGCGCCGTTATGATCGCAAACAATCCGGTTATGGTGGACAGACTAAGCCTGTTTTCCACAAGAAG gCTAAGACCACCAAGAAGATTGTCTTGAGGTTGCAATGTCAGGGTTGCAAACATGTCTCCCAACACCCAATTAAG AGGTGCAAGCACTTTGAGATTGGTGGTGACAAGAAGGGCAAGGGAACATCTCTTTTCTAG
- the LOC114186771 gene encoding putative clathrin assembly protein At1g03050 has protein sequence MPQSSKLRRALGAVKDQTSIGLAKVGSSASLADLDVAIVKATRHDEYPAEEKYIREILSLTCYSRAFITACVNTLARRLNKTKSWTVALKTIILIERLLLDGDPAYEQEIFFSTRRGTRLLNLSDFRDNSKSGSWDFSAFVRTCALFLDERLEYKMQSRRGRRGMYSVDEDEERETETETEEAEIEKEREMAVRSTPVNDMKLEQIFSKMQHLHLLLERFLACRPTGAARNHRIVTVALYPLVKESFLIYYDTTEILSILIDRFPDMEVRECVKVYDIFCRVGKQFEELDLFYGWSKTVGIARSSEYPEIERITLKKLEVMEEFIKDKSALAQCNRPELLENTNEKEEEEPEPEPEPEPEEDPNATKALPAPEEIKVETVEEVMEEPKEEKVVQTEGDLLNLGDDTMTSESQGDKLTLALFDGEAAAAAAPGSTQALLPWHAFDEEADWETALVQSTSNLSNQKPTYSGGFDALLLDGMYKHAEMNRAMQGVGYGMSGSSSSVALGSAGRPAMLALPAPPTTGPGDSNSYSDPFAASLAVAPPSYVQMSDMEKKQRLLIEEQMMWQQYAKDGVQGQTAFAKLHSNNTNHFYNGGYQQNYTNF, from the exons ATGCCACAAAGTTCAAAACTGAGAAGAGCCCTTGGGGCAGTGAAGGATCAAACAAGCATAGGCCTAGCGAAGGTGGGAAGCAGCGCTTCACTTGCAGACCTTGATGTGGCGATTGTGAAGGCAACGAGGCACGATGAATACCCTGCAGAAGAGAAGTACATAAGGGAGATTCTGAGCCTCACATGTTACTCTCGAGCATTCATCACTGCATGTGTTAACACCCTTGCAAGGCGTCTCAACAAGACTAAGAGCTGGACTGTGGCTTTGAAAACGATCATTTTGATCGAAAGGCTGCTATTAGATGGTGATCCTGCGTATGAACAAGAAATTTTCTTCTCCACTCGACGCGGGACTCGTCTTCTCAACTTGTCTGATTTTCGTGACAACTCCAAATCCGGTTCATGGGACTTCTCTGCGTTTGTGCGCACGTGTGCGTTGTTTCTAGATGAAAGGCTTGAGTACAAGATGCAGAGCCGGCGGGGGAGACGTGGCATGTATAGTGTTGATGAAGATGAGGAGAGAGAAACAGAAACAGAAACAGAAGAAgcagaaatagaaaaagaaagagaaatggCTGTAAGATCCACACCAGTAAATGACATGAAGTTAGAGCAAATCTTTTCCAAAATGCAGCATTTGCACTTGCTGCTTGAGCGCTTTTTAGCTTGTCGCCCCACAG GGGCGGCAAGGAACCATCGAATTGTGACAGTGGCTCTGTACCCGCTCGTGAAGGAGAGTTTTCTGATATATTATGATACAACAGAAATACTGAGTATCTTGATTGATCGGTTCCCTGACATGGAGGTACGCGAGTGTGTGAAGGTGTATGACATATTTTGCCGCGTCGGGAAGCAATTTGAGGAGCTAGACCTCTTCTACGGATGGTCTAAGACCGTTGGAATTGCACGCTCTTCGGAGTACCCTGAGATTGAAAGGATCACGTTAAAGAAGTTAGAGGTCATGGAAGAGTTTATCAAGGACAAGTCCGCATTAGCACAATGCAACAGACCTGAACTACTAGAAAATACgaatgaaaaagaagaggaGGAACCGGAACCGGAACCAGAGCCAGAACCGGAAGAGGATCCTAATGCGACGAAGGCACTACCAGCACCTGAGGAAATCAAGGTGGAAACGGTTGAAGAAGTGATGGAGGAGCCAAAGGAAGAAAAAGTGGTGCAGACAGAGGGTGATTTGTTGAATTTAGGAGATGACACGATGACTAGTGAATCACAAGGGGATAAACTGACCTTGGCCTTGTTTGATGGagaagcagcagcagcagcgGCACCAGGTTCCACACAAGCGCTTCTTCCATGGCATGCATTTGATGAAGAGGCAGATTGGGAAACAGCACTTGTTCAATCAACATCGAACTTGTCGAACCAAAAGCCAACATATAGTGGTGGCTTTGATGCATTGTTGTTGGATGGCATGTATAAACACGCAGAGATGAATAGAGCCATGCAGGGAGTAGGGTATGGGATGAGTGGAAGTTCTAGTAGTGTGGCACTTGGTTCAGCTGGAAGGCCTGCAATGCTAGCATTGCCAGCACCCCCAACAACAGGACCTGGAGATTCCAATTCCTATTCAGATCCATTTGCAGCTTCTTTGGCTGTGGCACCTCCCTCTTACGTTCAAATGTCAGATATGGAGAAGAAGCAGAGGCTATTGATTGAAGAACAGATGATGTGGCAGCAATATGCAAAGGATGGCGTGCAAGGACAAACAGCATTCGCAAAACTGCACTCTAACAATACTAATCATTTTTACAATGGAGGCTATCAGCAAAATTACACCAACTTTTAA
- the LOC114186633 gene encoding peroxidase 43, with the protein MMMVLFVLSLLFFSFLMVCSDGQLQVGFYSNTCPQVDSIVRDVVREAALSDTNMAAVLLRLHFHDCFVEGCDGSILIDNGPESERNAFGHQGVRGFDVIEKAKAQLEGSCPGVVSCADIVALAAREAIVLANGPTYEVPTGRRDGLVSNVSLADDMPDVSDSIELLKTKFLNKGLTVKDLVLLSGAHTIGTTACFFMTRRLYNFFPSGEGSDPSISPNFLPQLQATCPQNGDVNVRLAIDEGSEQSFDVHILKNIREGFAVLESDARLNDDIATKNVLDSYFSPFGQTFEPSFEADFVDSFVRMGQIDVKTGFLGEIRTVCSQFN; encoded by the exons atgatgatggtgctctttgttttgtctctcttattcTTCTCATTCTTAATGGTTTGTTCTGATGGTCAGCTTCAAGTGGGTTTCTACTCCAACACTTGTCCTCAGGTAGATTCCATTGTCCGCGACGTTGTTAGAGAAGCTGCTCTCTCTGATACCAACATGGCTGCTGTTTTGCTCAGACTTCATTTTCATGACTGTTTTGTTGAG GGATGTGATGGTTCAATTCTGATCGACAATGGTCCAGAATCAGAGAGAAACGCATTTGGACATCAGGGGGTTAGAGGGTTTGATGTGATAGAAAAAGCCAAGGCACAATTAGAAGGTTCTTGTCCTGGTGTGGTTTCTTGTGCAGACATAGTGGCATTGGCAGCTAGAGAAGCTATTGTCTTG GCGAATGGACCAACATATGAAGTTCCAACGGGTCGGAGAGATGGGTTGGTTTCAAATGTTTCTCTTGCAGATGACATGCCAGATGTTAGTGATTCGATTGAGCTACTCAAGACCAAGTTTCTGAATAAGGGTCTCACTGTCAAAGACCTTGTTCTTCTCAGTG GTGCACATACAATTGGAACCACAGCATGCTTCTTTATGACTAGAAGACTGTACAACTTTTTTCCAAGTGGTGAGGGATCAGACCCATCGATTAGTCCAAATTTTCTTCCACAGTTGCAGGCAACGTGCCCTCAGAATGGGGATGTTAATGTTCGGCTAGCCATTGACGAAGGTAGTGAACAGAGTTTTGACGTACACATTCTGAAGAACATAAGGGAAGGTTTTGCTGTGTTAGAATCTGATGCCAGACTTAATGATGACATAGCCACAAAGAATGTTCTTGACTCTTACTTTTCTCCATTTGGTCAAACGTTTGAGCCTTCTTTTGAAGCTGACTTTGTTGATTCATTCGTGAGGATGGGTCAAATCGATGTCAAGACAGGTTTCCTTGGAGAAATCAGGACAGTGTGTTCACAATTCAACTGA
- the LOC114189078 gene encoding WAT1-related protein At1g68170-like, with product MKNVCNVVQAMKPTLLMLVVQIAFAGVNIFYKLAVNDGMSLRVIVAYRFLFATTFIAPLALILERKKRTKMNRTILFQSFLCGLFGGSLAQNFYLQALSLTSATFASAMANLVPAITFIMAVCFGLERLNLKTTPGKAKIMGTLIGISGAMVLTFVKGKDIKIGTFHFNLLHQKGAHPQVHATAGANIVMGALCALASGVSYASWLIIQAKMSKKYPNPYSSTALMSLWGALVSIVFALCLERDWSQWRLGWNIRLWTAAYAGIVVSGIMVVVISWCIKMRGPLFVSVFNPLMLVIVALAGSTMLKEKLHLGCIIGAVLIVGGLYMVLWGKSKEMKKSDELVAAHSPHEEESVRVEVVVRGEVEDESKQKKRHENDEKLEQNSHVASESNQGRDEEKSNTLLCT from the exons ATGAAAAATGTGTGCAATGTGGTGCAGGCCATGAAACCTACCCTGCTGATGCTGGTGGTGCAAATAGCATTTGCCGGTGTTAATATCTTCTACAAGCTTGCCGTGAATGATGGCATGAGCTTGAGGGTCATTGTTGCCTACCGTTTTCTATTTGCCACCACTTTCATTGCTCCACTTGCTCTCATTCTTGAAAG GAAGAAGAGGACAAAGATGAATCGGACCATACTGTTTCAGTCATTCCTTTGCGGCTTATTTGG GGGATCTTTAGCTCAGAATTTCTACTTGCAAGCTCTGTCGTTAACATCTGCAACATTTGCATCTGCAATGGCTAATCTTGTACCAGCCATAACCTTCATCATGGCCGTTTGCTTTGG tTTGGAAAGATTGAATTTGAAAACAACACCAGGGAAGGCCAAAATAATGGGTACATTAATTGGAATTAGTGGGGCAATGGTGCTTACATTTGTTAAAGGTAAAGATATTAAGATAGGAACCTTTCACTTCAATCTTTTGCATCAGAAGGGTGCGCACCCGCAGGTGCATGCCACCGCTGGTGCCAACATCGTCATGGGTGCTTTGTGCGCACTGGCTAGTGGAGTCAGTTATGCGTCCTGGCTCATCATTCag GCGAAGATGAGTAAAAAATACCCTAATCCGTACTCTAGCACTGCGTTGATGTCACTGTGGGGAGCATTAGTGTCCATCGTGTTTGCACTTTGCCTTGAGAGGGACTGGAGTCAGTGGAGGTTGGGTTGGAATATTAGGCTTTGGACCGCAGCATATGCG GGTATTGTGGTTTCTGGGATTATGGTGGTTGTGATTTCATGGTGCATCAAAATGAGAGGCCCATTATTTGTCTCTGTTTTTAACCCTCTGATGCTAGTGATAGTGGCCTTGGCTGGTTCTACCATGTTGAAGGAGAAGCTACACCTTGGATG CATTATTGGAGCAGTGCTGATTGTGGGTGGCTTATACATGGTTTTATGGGGTAAAAGTAAAGAGATGAAGAAAAGTGATGAATTGGTGGCAGCACATAGCCCCCATGAGGAGGAGTCTGTTAGGGTGGAAGTAGTAGTGAGGGGTGAAGTAGAAGATGAAAGCAAGCAAAAGAAAAGACATGAGAATGATGAAAAGCTAGAGCAGAATTCACATGTAGCAAGTGAGAGTAACCAAGGAAGAGATGAGGAAAAATCTAATACTCTTCTATGTACTTAA